Part of the Scyliorhinus torazame isolate Kashiwa2021f chromosome 8, sScyTor2.1, whole genome shotgun sequence genome, cgtgtctgcatgggtttcctgcagtccaaagatgtgccggttaggcggattagccatgctaaattgtcccttagtgtccaaagggttaggtggggttacagcgatagggtggaggcgtgggctcaagttgggtgctctttccaagatccagtgcagactcgattggccgaatggcctcctactgcactgtaaattctatgaattatgaAATTTAGAATGATTCCAACTAGAATTTATCTTTGGGGTCCCAACATACCAGATGACAGTTTTCAGCCAACTCAATTCACTCCATGTAACATCAGGAAACATGCGAGCACTGGATATTGAAAAGGCTGCCAACACGCTGgcagtagtactgaagatttgtgctcaagAACTAGccctgtggaaaattgcccaggtatatcctgtacaTAAAAAGCAGGCCAAATCCAAACAAGCCAATTCCTGCCCGGTTAGTCTACCTTCTATTatcaaagtgatggaaagggtcatcaacagagctatcaagcagcacctgctcagcaataacctgcacacagatgctcagtttgggttccacccaacttggacaaaagagctgaatgccagagttgaggtgacagtgactgcccttgacctcAAAGCAGTATTTGACCGAGTACAGCATCAAGCTAAACTGCCGTCAATGGAAAcattctccattggttggagtcatacctggcataaaggaagatggttgttgtgggGACATTCATTGACGATTATATAATATTTGGCTCCATTTTTAACCCCAGACacttaagcagtccatgtccaaatgcagcaaggcctggacatcaTTCAGCCTTAGGCTAAGTGGCAAGTGAAatctgcaccacacaagtgccagacaaagaTCATCTCCAaaagaggatccaactatctccccttgatattcaatggcattaccatcaccgaatcccccTTTGTCAACACCTGAAgactcaccattgaccagaaattaccTAAGCCATATAAATACATTTGCATGGGGTGTGGACCTCGCTGGTTGGGCcatcatttgctgcccatccctaattgcccgcgaGACAGtattggtgagttgccttcttgaactgctgcagttcgctACAAGACAAAGATTGAGGCTAGGAATCCTTCATTAAACAACTCACTCGCtggcttcccaaagcctgtccaccatctatatggtacaagtcaggagtgtgatggaatgttctcaacttgcctggatgagtgcagctccaacaattcttGAAGCTCAACAacatacaggacaaagcagtctgctttgaTCAGCAGCCCACCCAGCACCTTCAACgtacattccctccctccaccactgacacaatgTGACCTCTaccaaaggacaagagcagcagatacctgggaaaaccactagctggaagttctcctccattccttggccagcaatacccacatcctgtgaatcaaTTTAAAACAGAATGCTGACTGAAAGGCAATTTGATTGAGGTTAGATGGAAAATATCGACTCCTCTGATTGCACATCTAGAAAAGTTTAAAAGAGACCCAAGACAATAATTGCAGTGCAGCTCCCAGCGCGATATCGAGAGAGGCAGCTTCCCTCTCCCTGAGGAATTGaataaacgaatgtgatataaaatagttagttcaaatattagttacaataatgtagatgtgagccagtctgatagtagtgagttcacaaacaaaggacaaagggattcagaaagcatggcaaggatggggaaaaggatgctgggtaacaagaggcccagggttaaggaatgccaagtgagccaatcaggatatatggccaggtcaggaggtggaaaggatgacctatgagaatcttgtatgtgaaacttgatgccatttgaatgagatttgtaaagatttttgtctccgatctcacttggttctggagctccaggagaccgcgtgtgtgttctgaatctctgtggagcgagttagccttgcaagttggttaaaaataattaatactatacctacaaatccatctcgagttttattgaggccagactgactgttaaagaattcaatattgtcatttggtgccaaaacccgggatttctccagacggtcaccggccagctgcaaaatcagaattagactgatgttggacaaggaaagtggaaatgggcccacaatgtgtgtagctggaaaatgatcacATTGATTTCCCCCTCTTCTCATAGtcggattggtctggtcactcgcggttggtacggaaagatcgtctcgacaaaatcaaaggtcagtctggggattagaagattaaaaattcagtcgatgtaggtgcgactgagggttaaaaaaaaaaaaaacaactgatgggatatcataagattgatagttcagtttgagtggattttggaattgatggggcgtcggaaagacggtttaattccacgcgtgtgtgttttggaattgatgggacgtcagAAAGACGGTTCAGTCCcatgagtgttttggaaactacagttgattaagctaaaattgtatccttggactatagtggcgaacaacgcagtcttgaggactagttcgggattatggggaattgcttggataacacgagtgacccagcagttcattgcaaatattatgtgatatttatccagataaagcaagggattttagaaaaatgtcagcaactttaaggaagaaattgggtgacgaatggtCACTAGGGGACACTAAAGtactggacatcattaagaaaattcagggtgaaatctggaaagagccaaagtatgaaagcaaaaaaaaaaaaagagttaattggattatggagacaatattgtcaagaggagagggataagatcatgttatcaagttggcaagaaaatgcccttaaaatggggattccaatgtgtgatgggggggggggggaaccagaaaactctggagatcttgaaaaaggtgtATGCATTCAAAAAaacacgcaagtaaagagagggagacacctagcgGGGCAGACTCGAGTGAGAAaatgggctacatagttcaatggctggccttgcattgacagaggcagatgatgacccagagaattggaccatgtcaggttgagtcccgactgcaccagtagcattgtctgcactcattccagaaccaccagggtatcataatttatatccagtcactgatccccagattcaaatcatgccagcctctccagtcccattggttgatagtttgagtcctatttctgcaccgtcaccatctgttagagaaggggagctctgttccacaagcccagtttgcTCGAGGACGTGACCTCAGACaatgagagaagggcttgatcctatccagaaacaattacacATACAACCTAGGTCCCTTAAGACAACCTAGgtcccttaagaccgatatggtaggacagaaacgtaggagaacaaagaaagaggacgggaatagttcggaggagccggagctccccctatcggAAGGGAAGGACGAAGTCTTTGAAGAGTCAGAGGAATCGGTTAAagagccccctagtgagactctgagacagttgccgattaggaaaatacccaacccggATGTTGCAACAgtagcagcccagcccacgataaacgtttatttcccatggagacccagtgagatgatggctattctggctgcaatcccagacaggatgaAATCTCCTGCTtttgtggactatctgagaactaccatctcagttcatcaagctgattcaagggacctctgggccctagtccagcaggttttaaccccagcagagtaccgcagtcacctcaaccacttgaattatgcgagccacgccacacttcagcaagcccatgccttggacaatgatagacgggcacaaatcctgaaagcgttgaatgccacatttcaaaaagcccataaacatctctgctatcttagacctcaaacctaaaaagactgaagagccagaggaattcctggaacgttttaatgaaatctaccgtgggcagtcaggagacttgctgtaccaaaatggtcagaattcccctcaatattgtgctgttaatgcattgcctactaccttccgtggctactgccgtgaaatgtaataacatgaattggacagagaacgacccttcccagatggccagggcagtcaggttttattggaaggaggctcagttacaaagattaagactgagcatgtaatgaaaaaggatgatctgagaccacaaccagcggcagatacaatggcttaccagctggaaccccaatattgtgaccttgggtggttagatcaacacggggggggggggggggaagaggatatcaaacccacccaaatggaccctcagcccctctttatggcccaccgtatgcaccaacagctttacactgCCGCccgctctgaggggccattggtctactgggagaagaggatggggcagatatagaggggcatgcttgttttaattgtggccgcacTGGcatctttaaaagacaggcagcagaaggagacgacccgacccaaaggagggggtacccaccaaggggaggacagacgaggtacaccgacttctcccaggcaaaccctttcccaacacaagattgactagctaatttagtcacaaGGACTCCAATTGGACAGGGAGCCTACTatctctctctgcagataggagatcaacattacccatttgtaatcgacactggagcagccatgtcttcggtgcaatcagaacttagactaccaatatccgaccacacccagcatttgtcggggttccaaggacaggtgtgtgagtatcctatttctgaacctgtgacagtcacttatgagaataagcctacagatcatcagtttgtggtgactactggattggactgtaacttgttgacccgagatttactgtgtatcttccagctacagctagagtgcggagacgaaggggtaacggttcaatcatggaggaggagacaacagtgctatatttctgtcACAcccgtggtggacgttagacattgaacattcactgcaccacgttaccctggcctatgacagaacagggagttggaggacaaatatcggtcgttaattgggaccgaatggccagtcaagattacagccacagtcacgggaaaagaaggtacagccgattttgtaacaataccaccacatttatggccacagtcagcttctgtaggccctcatattacacgtcaggtccacgaccagtaccatgccaaggatctggggcctatggtaaggagggcagtggatcattcagacccaacagagtacgcacttcagatcACTGGGTAAAGATTTATACTGACCCACGATACACCTTCGGGGTAGTTcaagacttcggacagctctggaagaataagggattccttacctcggccggcacggaaatatcccaccggggtttagttaatgacctactgcaggccctccttatgcccgtgcagattccgtcattaaatgcgctgcccatacaaacggtaagaccccagttgacgttggtaatgaacgagcagattgtgcagcgcggacagccgcgcaaattcagcaagtgatggtgcctaaaacgttaagtcagactaaacgttctgcaataaataggtctgcctctgacaagccaatgccaaccatctaaTACGTCAcaaggttacaggaggatgctcctgagagggataaacaaatgtggaaacggttaggttgtacatatgattcggtttcttctttatggaccacgccagcacatcagacttgtatgtctgatataCTGGTTCAAGTGTCATcgcatgtgtacactttgcaactcattgtggggctcaggggactagtgatttgttgctggacacttggtggcaccctaaaatgcaggggctggcccagagtatcagtaatcggtgtttgatttgtcagcaatagaacaccggcaaaggtatcccttgtggtatggggcaaaccccgttgcccagtggtccctttgagacactccaaatggattacattgagttggaaaggtgtcaatgttataaatatgttttggtcattgtgaatgtgttcagcagatgggttgaggctaccgataataaagcttctactgtggttaaagttctgatgcaggaaatcattccccggtacagcataccagctcagttaagttctgataacgggcctcattttattggacagattaacaaggagttctgctcccagttgggcatacgccagcagttatactgtgcgtacagaccgcaggcggccgggttggttgagagacacaatcagaccctcaaaactaaattggctaaattaagagcagacacgggactgacatggcgtaAGTTGctacccgttgccctcttccagctgcgggttacacctgcgggaccggcccagctctctcctgccgagatcctttatggcatgcCCCtgagaactccctggaacctgcatgttcccagactggttcagtttcaccatatgactgaagaaattacaacctatgttctagccctcactcaggtcaaggagctccatggccaggtccacgcggctcacccgtcaccgtccccattacacagctcgctttcagtgcagcccagtagttatgtcatggtcaaaaattggactcggaaaaggTCAGagccaggatggggggggggccccttccaagttctccttaccaccccactgcagttaaagtggaggggcggagtggttGGGTCCACcgccaccactgtaaaaaggtcggtcactaacctgcctcccttccccagcgctgttttacagcggtggctacgcaccgcctgtgtaatctttggcctcgcctcgcttggcgtGACATCGGCGACAGAAATGGAAAAGGGAACTATCATCTACATCAGTaatcccaaccaaactacaaggacatttcatttatgcagaggtgacgttcttcgctgcccccatatacgaggacatggtatcgactcatggaaggtcatcaggttaacagaCAATGcaagactcatgaagcaattgcaccggtcccggcgatgggaagggaacattgcctggacattgccttgtttttggagtacatgtaaatttgattttggatgtgttaagattggtgccataaaggtaaagtcagaccgtacGGAGAGGGTAGAAAGAGGtggtgagcgagagagggggactagagagaggacggagtgtgtgagaaggagagtacaactagaacataggttatcaggagatacacttaattcatttaggacccggaatgagggaaacctgggcagtatgaatctcttctaccagatctaccaccgcttgtatggccagggatgggttgcctgctacccaaaccccgcattggtctaggttattttctgtttcaccgttttgggacactccccaaacggtggttcgttgtcagcgttccgagccaccgcccgagcaagtcactcttccttacgatctgggttcagcaccaccggctatttgccttccccttcctcgggataattcccactcacagtatgataagctgcttggggtaactggggattcggagattggaaggactggttgataaatatggccatgtatttagcagtggcgctcggctgcatctttgtgggcctggccatccttaaatgcgtgatggataaaacgcagggtgcactggaacagatagacgcccctagaatcttggctgttaggatgcacaagggtgcagcggatgacggggttctgcaacaggaattggaaatgcagcgacgaatcttcttagatgaggggccgtagctacggattggaccGACAggttatgaaatgataaaaggagggaatgaggaattgaacaaacgaatgtgatataaaatagttagttcaaatattagttacaataatgtagatgtgagccagtctgatcgtagtgagttcacaaacaaagggattcagaaagcatggcaaggatggggaaaaggatgctgggtaacaagaggcccagggttaaggaatgcgaagtgagccaatcacagGATTTATGGCCagatcaggaggtgtataggatgacctatgagaatcgtgtatgtgaaacttgatgccatttgaatgagatttgtaaagatttctttgtctccgatctcactcAGTTCTGGAGCTCCAGGAAACCGCTTGTGTGCTCTGAatctctgtgaagcgagtcagccttgcaagttggttaaaaataatactatacctacaaattcatctcgagttttattcaggccagactgacgggtaaagaattcaatattgtcatcccCTCAAACTGACTGGAGGTTTAAACAATCTCTCACCTGACTGGTTGGACCATAGTTGAGCTGCAGCAACATTCAGGGGACTTTGCACATTTGGTTCTATTGGAGAGGGGGAAGAAACAGAGAAGTTAAAAATTGGATCAGGAGTCAGATGCAGAGGAGAGCCCTGCTTCAGCACTCCCTTCCACATCAAAATTTAGCTGTATTTCAGGAGGAGTGATACCACAAACTCCCCAGAGTTCTCCGATACAGTTGGCCACACCTCCCCTCGACTGCTCTGCATGACTCCAAGAGCTTCTGCAGGGATTTGTGCCCCTGGAGCCATGCATTAAAATCTGTCCCTTCATCATCGATCCCAGCTTCTGAAGTTCAAACACATCAACACTTAGCATTTGAATTATCCTGTCCATCACCAAAAATATTCATTTCCTCGACTACAAATTCACCCCCCAAATCAATGATGGACTCCATATTGGTATCTCAGCCTTCAGACACTTTATCTTGCCTTACCGtgcctcccaaccacccccccccccccccctcggtctcaCCGTCCCTCCCAATCTCTCTGGTGTCTATATCTGTCCCCCAAACCACTTGGATTTCACAAAAAACTCCAGGTCAATGTTCTCCACTCATCAAATGGGCACAAGTGGACAGTGTCCCAACCAGACAATACCAAAGAGTCTGCGGCTCCTCGGAACCAGCTCTAACTCAATTGATTAGATGTCATTCCTACTGGTGCAGACTAACTTGGCgagtgggcaagagagaggatgtaCTTGCATAAAAACGGTCCACTCTACAATAAAACATTCAAAAATCCCTTTGCCCAATACCAGACACAGCCATTCTAGTGAGCTATAAGGGCTCACTAGCACAAGTCTTTATAGTTCAGTATCCAAAACTGCCTGTCCATTCTAGATGCTGCCATGTTCTCCCACCTTTCTTCAGTGCTTCACATGGCAAATATGACAATGGAGGAGGGATCAGACCAGTTATTCCATTTACCCCAATCGCAGGCATCAAAATAACATATCGGGTCTGGCTTTAATTCAGAGATTGGTGCGGCACggcagttagcactgctacctcaaagctccagggtcgcaggtcaattccagcctcgggtgattgtctgtgtggtgtgtgtggagtttgcactttctcccagagtctgcatgggtttcctccgggtgttccggcttcctcccacagtccaaagatgtgtaggttaggtggattgttcatgctaaattgtgccttagtgtccaaaaggttaggtggggtgacagggatagggtggagttgtgggattaaatagagtgctctttccaagggccagtgcagacccgatgggccaaatagcctccttctgcactgtaaattctatgattctatgaaatgctttGATGCTCAGTATGGTGGGCTGTTATGGCAAGCACAAATTAAATATCACTTCAGTCACCACTGTTCTTAGTCAGTCAGTCAGACATCCTTTCTGCATAGACCCTGAAGCATACATAATTCTTAAAAAATGTCACAGGATAGATGCTGGAATGATGCTTTccatggctggggggaggaggggtgctgtctagaaccagaggacattctCAAAATAAGGATCAGTAGGACTGagacaaggaggaatttcttcacggaGGGTGGTGAATAGttagaattctctgccccagagatcggtggaggctcagtcattgagagtGTTCAAGATAAAAACCGACAGGAACTAGAGAgctggaaaatggaattgaggCAAAACAGcatctggttcaattctggccttgggcgactgtctgtgtggagtttgcatgttcgccctgtgtctgtgggtttcctccgggtgcttcagtttcctcccacagtccaaagattgcgggttatggggatagggcccaggtaggatgctttcagaaggttggtgcagactcaacaggccaaatggcctccttctgcactgtacgaattctatgctctaattgaatggcagaacaagctcaaagggccaaatggcctattcctgtttccCGTGGAAAGGCAGCAATCAGATTAAAGAGATCTCAAAGGCCTCATGGACTACCCTACTGGAGATGCCGAGTCAATGAGTAGTGCACCTCACCATGGAGAGTTATGCGAGTTGTACAGTATAGGACTCAATAAAAAAAAAAGTCTTACCTCCCAGTAAACTCTGAATCGACAGCAGGATTGTCCTGACATCATAAAGTGCTGACCATTTGTCTTTGAGAATATCCAGGCAAATATTTCCTTCGCCATCTACATTGGGATGGTAGCAGGAAGTGAGGAACTTCACAGTTGGAGGGTTGTATGGGTAGCCACTAGGAAATTCAAGTGACAGCTTGTACCTCAAACCATCATAAACCTGCAACGGACAAATCTAGAGGTCATCAGCCATTGAATCAGTGTGGGGCCAGGCAAACCCAGAGCCCATTCACCACTGAACGTATACATGCATACAAATCAGGAGTGGGccactcagcccttcaagcctgctccatcattcaataatatCACAGCTGATTTCCACATTACATTTCTGCCCACCCGCGATAACCTTTCACcgacttgttaatcaagaatcgatCCAcccctaccttaaaaatattcaaaggcttccactgacttttgaggcagagtcccagagactcaAGACCATCAAAAAATATTTCCTCATCGATCTTATTTTTAAAATGATTCATAGTGCTATATTCTCCTGTACCACATCCACTGTCAATTGCCCTCAGGGTCTCAAAGGTTTCaaattactcttctaaactcctgcagatacaaacctaacctgtccaacctttcctcataagacaacccgcccattcctagtTTTAGTCTagtaagccttctctgaactgcttgaagcacatctttccttaaataaaggtGACCAATACTATACACACTACACCAAATATgctctcactaatgccctgtacaatctccctacttttgtaatcaattccctcaCAAACAGTAACAtagctattagctttcctaattactgctctacctgtatactcgccttttgtggttcatgcaccaggacacccagatccctctgcatctcagacctctcaccatttagataatacgcttcatttttattcttcctaccaaaacaaTCAATTTCACATTTAACCACACATTTACCAGATATTTGCCCATTCAGTTTActccttacatcctcttcacaatttactttcctacccatctttgtctcatcagcaaatttagcaatcatcccatccatccaagtcatttatattacTGTCTTTGCAGATCCTGTCCCACTCCGGAAAGTTCCAGTTCACCAACACTCATTTCTAAATGACGAAAAGCAACTCTACCTCAACAACTCACTTACCGTTCCAGCAGCACCATCAATGGTTCCAATCCACCGAAATAGGTTGTCGGATTCAGGAAAAGCAGAAATTCCTTTGTGACCAGACATCTGAAAGTCAAAACAGGAAATCCTCCTCAACAAATTAACTTTGGGGAAAAATAAACCCACAGAACTGGTTTCTAACCAAAAAGCAAACATTGTAAAAATCTGACAGGGATTTGCACCTGATGCATAACTGGCTCACAGGCCAGCAAAGCTGCTCCAACATGCTTCACAAAGTCAGTGGTCGTCACCTTCAGGCTGCCGTGACATTCTGT contains:
- the ube2c gene encoding ubiquitin-conjugating enzyme E2 C isoform X2 → MAQNVDPAAAGSGAAWKGSDSGTAITRGSVSKRLQQELMTLMMSGHKGISAFPESDNLFRWIGTIDGAAGTVYDGLRYKLSLEFPSGYPYNPPTVKFLTSCYHPNVDGEGNICLDILKDKWSALYDVRTILLSIQSLLGEPNVQSPLNVAAAQLWSNQSEYKLRLHEAYARQLKS
- the ube2c gene encoding ubiquitin-conjugating enzyme E2 C isoform X1, which encodes MAQNVDPAAAGSGAAWKGSDSGTAITRGSVSKRLQQELMTLMMSGHKGISAFPESDNLFRWIGTIDGAAGTVYDGLRYKLSLEFPSGYPYNPPTVKFLTSCYHPNVDGEGNICLDILKDKWSALYDVRTILLSIQSLLGEPNVQSPLNVAAAQLWSNQSGCGYCWPRNGGELPASGFPRVQAAIT